The sequence CGTTCACTTTCGCCGCCGTGTGCCAGCCGCTTTGCTGCGCCAGGCGTTCGAATTCGGCGCCGATATCGTGCGGCAGCACCACGCAGAACGTCCCCTGCGCCGCCAGCAGCTGTGCCGCACAGGCCAACAGCGCCTCGTGCGTCAGGGTTTCGGTGTAGCGCGCGTTGTGGCGCGCCTGGTCGCGGCAGGCCACCGCCGGCTCGAAATACGGCGGATTGCTGACGATCAGATCATACTCAGCGGCATGCCGCTGCGCATAATGGTGAATATCCTGCGCATGCACGCGGATGCGCTGTGGCCACGGCGATGCCGCCGCGTTTTCGCGCGCCTGGCCGGCGGCGGCTTCGTCCAGCTCCACCGCGTCAATGGTCACTTCGTCGCCGCTGCGCTGCGCCAGCATCAGCGCGATCAGCCCGCTGCCGCTGCCGATGTCCAGCACCCGGCGCGCCTGCCCCAGCGGCGCCCAGGCGCCGAGCAGCACCCCGTCGGTGCCCACTTTCATGGCACAACGATCGTGGGCGACAAAGAATTGTTTAAAGGTAAAACCCCCGCGGCGCGGGGTAAAATCGGCTTTCGATCGCTTGCTCACACTCACCACCTGGCTATAAAACTGGCGTAGCATAAGGCAATCTGATCGGCGGGAAAAGAGCGGCTTTCCGCTTAAATAGGTGAAGATCGCGGCCAACCCGTCTATAATCGGCGCCCCAAGTAGAGGTAGACCATGACAGCAACCACTTTTTCCGAACTCGAACTCGATGATCGCCTGATCGACGCGCTGCGCGACAAAGGCTACGATCGCCCCACCGCCATTCAGGCCGCTGCGATCCCGCCGGCGATGGACGGGCGCGACGTCTTAGGTTCGGCTCCGACCGGCACCGGCAAAACCGCCGCCTTCCTGCTGCCCGTTTTGCAGCACCTGCTGGACTTCCCGCGCAAAAAATCCGGCCCGCCGCGCGTGCTGATCCTGACGCCAACGCGTGAACTGGCGATGCAGGTCGCCGATCAGGCGCGTGAATTGGCTGCTCATACCTCGCTGGATATCGCCACCATCACCGGCGGCGTCGCTTACATGAACCACGCGGAAGTGTTCAGCGAAAACCAGGACGTGGTGGTCGCCACCACCGGCCGTTTGCTGCAATACATTAAAGAAGAGAACTTCGACTGCCGCGCGGTGGAAACCCTGATCCTCGACGAAGCCGACCGCATGCTCGACATGGGCTTCGCGCAGGACATCGAAACCATCTCCGCCGAAACCCGCTGGCGCAACCAGACGCTGCTGTTCTCCGCCACGCTGGAAGGCGAAGCAATTCGCGAATTCGCCGAGCGCATTCTGAAAGAGCCGGTGGAAGTGGAAGCCGATCCGTCGCGCCGCGAACGCAAAAAGATCCTGCAGTGGTACTACCGCGCCGATGACGTGCAGCACAAAACCGCGCTGCTGATCCACCTGCTGAAGCAGCCGGACGTGCAGAAATCGGTGATCTTCGTGCGCAAACGCGAGCGCGTGCACGAGCTGGCCACCTGGCTGCGCGAAGCGGGCATCAACACCTGCTATCTCGAAGGCGAAATGGTGCAGGCCAAACGCAACGAAGCGGTCAAACGCATGATGGATGGCCGGGTTAACGTGCTGGTGGCCACCGACGTTGCCGCGCGCGGTCTGGATATCCTCGATATCACCCACGTGTTCAACTTCGACATGCCGCGCACGGCGGACACCTACCTACACCGCATCGGCCGTACCGGCCGCGCCGGGCGCAAAGGCACCGCCATTTCGCTGGTGGAAGCGCACGACCATCTGCTGCTGGGCAAAGTGGGCCGTTACCTGAACGAGCCGCTGAAAGCGCGCGTGATCGACGAATTGCGGCCAAAAACCAAGGTGCCGAACGAGAAGAGCAACGGCAAGCCATCGAAGAAAGTGCTGGCCAAACGCGCGGAAGATAAAGCGAGGAACAAAGAAAAGGCCAAGGTAAAAGTGCGCCATCGCGACGCCAAAAACGTCGGCAAACGCCGTCAGGCGAAGGCCAAACCGGCCGGCGACGCGTAATAACCATCGCTGCCTAAGAAAAAACCGCCTGTACAGGCGGTTTTTTTATGGGCGTTTACGGCTGCGCGTAGTGCGTGCCCAAGCGGTGCCCCTGCAGCCATTTGTCCAGTTCGCGGAAC comes from Serratia sarumanii and encodes:
- the trmN gene encoding tRNA(1)(Val) (adenine(37)-N(6))-methyltransferase TrmN — translated: MLRQFYSQVVSVSKRSKADFTPRRGGFTFKQFFVAHDRCAMKVGTDGVLLGAWAPLGQARRVLDIGSGSGLIALMLAQRSGDEVTIDAVELDEAAAGQARENAAASPWPQRIRVHAQDIHHYAQRHAAEYDLIVSNPPYFEPAVACRDQARHNARYTETLTHEALLACAAQLLAAQGTFCVVLPHDIGAEFERLAQQSGWHTAAKVNVSDRADTPLHRVLLALTRRETPLREQALAIKQADGSYTDDFRHLIADFYLFY
- the srmB gene encoding ATP-dependent RNA helicase SrmB is translated as MTATTFSELELDDRLIDALRDKGYDRPTAIQAAAIPPAMDGRDVLGSAPTGTGKTAAFLLPVLQHLLDFPRKKSGPPRVLILTPTRELAMQVADQARELAAHTSLDIATITGGVAYMNHAEVFSENQDVVVATTGRLLQYIKEENFDCRAVETLILDEADRMLDMGFAQDIETISAETRWRNQTLLFSATLEGEAIREFAERILKEPVEVEADPSRRERKKILQWYYRADDVQHKTALLIHLLKQPDVQKSVIFVRKRERVHELATWLREAGINTCYLEGEMVQAKRNEAVKRMMDGRVNVLVATDVAARGLDILDITHVFNFDMPRTADTYLHRIGRTGRAGRKGTAISLVEAHDHLLLGKVGRYLNEPLKARVIDELRPKTKVPNEKSNGKPSKKVLAKRAEDKARNKEKAKVKVRHRDAKNVGKRRQAKAKPAGDA